From Nicotiana tabacum cultivar K326 chromosome 20, ASM71507v2, whole genome shotgun sequence, one genomic window encodes:
- the LOC142174650 gene encoding inactive protein RESTRICTED TEV MOVEMENT 1-like, which translates to MNKKIDMIKFGPVGGKKGTVWDEKGRGEIAKIFLSSNPTDTYYIHSLQFLFVENGHSVLSDRHGPDYNYSYTTNFTTVVLDYPSEYLTWISGTNYSTGLRSIIFGTNKGSYRPYGSTRIHPSIPYKEFKFEIEDDRSFGGFHGTKHDTFIGSIGVYVNTITSHPQILQS; encoded by the exons ATGAATAAGAAAATTGATATGATCAAGTTTGGGCCAGTGGGAGGAAAGAAGGGAACTGTTTGGGATGAAAAGGGAAGAGGTGAAATAGCCAAGATTTTTCTTTCTAGCAATCCTACTGACACATATTATATTCATTCACTTCAATTCCTGTTCGTTGAGAATGGCCACTCTGTTTTGTCGGACAGACATGGTCCTGATTACAACTACAGCTACACTACAAACTTCACTACA GTTGTATTGGATTATCCATCAGAATATCTTACTTGGATTAGTGGTACCAATTATTCAACTGGTTTAAGATCAATAATATTTGGCACCAACAAAGGTTCCTATAGACCATATGGCAGCACTAGGATCCATCCATCAATCCCTTACAAAGAGTTCAAGTTTGAAATAGAAGATGATCGTTCTTTTGGTGGATTCCACGGCACCAAACATGATACTTTCATTGGGAGTATTGGTGTCTATGTGAATACCATCACATCACATCCACAAATTCTGCAGTCATGA